A window of Zingiber officinale cultivar Zhangliang chromosome 5A, Zo_v1.1, whole genome shotgun sequence contains these coding sequences:
- the LOC121982420 gene encoding short-chain dehydrogenase TIC 32 B, chloroplastic-like, with product MRRHSAGDSFLFATSPLARLGHAASHRRSSLLPHHRPAALSSLHCHWSDLHSPPFFLIPSATAASTDDDSEHPGHLYAMHHPKLRSMTPSVAFNFFRRLPSKVDMLLRSAIYISHSHVIIGARNTEVASEVKHSILQSTPSARINIIQIELSSLMSIRAFAEKFFAMDLPLNILINNVGVMYCPFQLLEDGIEMQFATNHVGHFLLTKLLLDKMKSTAERTGIESRIVNLSSEAHMTTYRRGIRFNKLNDKGFC from the exons ATGCGAAGACACAGTGCTGGTGAttcctttctgttcgcgacatctCCTCTTgcgcggctagggcacgcggcCTCCCACCGTCGGtcgtctcttcttcctcaccaccggccggcagctctttcttctcttcactgcCATTGGTCGGACCTCCATAGCCCACCCTTCTTCTTGATTCCATCAGCGACAGCAGCAAGCACCGACGATGACTCCGAGCATCCAGGTCACCTGTACGCCATGCACCACCCAAAGCTGCGAAGCATGACACCCTCCGTCGCTTTTAACTTCTTCAGGAGGTTACCTAGTAAAGTCGATATGCTTCT CAGATCTGCTATTTATATATCGCATTCCCATGTCATCATCGGCGCCAGGAACACCGAAGTTGCCAGTGAAGTAAAGCATAGCATTCTACAGAGCACCCCATCTGCTAGAATCAACATCATACAGATAGAACTCAGTTCGCTCATGTCCATCCGAGCCTTCGCTGAGAAGTTTTTTGCCATGGATCTTCCTCTAAACATCTTGAT AAACAATGTCGGCGTCATGTACTGTCCGTTTCAACTTTTGGAGGATGGGATAGAGATGCAGTTTGCTACCAATCATGTCG GTCATTTTCTTCTGACCAAACTTCTGCTTGACAAAATGAAAAGCACAGCAGAGAGGACAGGAATTGAGAGCCGTATTGTGAATCTGTCATCCGAAGCTCACATGACAACATATAGAAGAGGAATAAGATTCAACAAACTCAACGACAAAGGCTT TTGCTGA
- the LOC121982419 gene encoding 26S proteasome non-ATPase regulatory subunit 1 homolog A-like, whose product MAVVSSASGLIAMLHEPHPALKLHALDKLNSLVHLFWPEISTSVPTIESLYEDEEFDQRQLAALVVSKVFYYLGELNDSLSYALGAGSLFDVSEDSDYAHTLLAKALDEYAALKSKALKTSKNESQMDPRLEAIVERMLDKCISDGKYQQAMGMSIECRRLDKLEEAIAQSDNVHCALSYCITLSHSFVNHREYRCEVLRLLIKIYQRLDSPDYLSICQCLMFLNEPEAVATILERLLSGNKEDALLAFQIAFDLVENEHQAFLLNVVNRLSNSKSQAIDHASPDQVSSTQNSQNGNASASADDVHMIEESHAANGTAENINEVDTTHNERLAKIKGILSGETSIQLTLQFLYSQNRSDLLILKTIKQSVEMRNSVCHSATICANAIMHAGTTVDTFLRENLEWLSRATNWAKFSATAGLGVIHRGHLQQGRSLMAPYLPQSGAVGGGSPYSEGGALFALGLIHANHGEGIKQFLRESLQNTNAEVIQHGACLGLGLAALGTADEEIYEDVKNVLYTDNAVAGEAAGISMGLLMVGTASEKAGEMLAYAHDTQHEKIIRGLSLGIALTVYGREEGADALIEQMTRDQDPILRYGGMYALALAYRGTANNKAIHQLLHFAVSDVSDDVRRTAVLALGFVLYSEPEQTPRIVSLLSESYNPHVRYGAALAVGISCAGTGLSEAISLLEPLTSDVVDFVRQGALIAMAMVMIQTNESCDSRVGTFRRQLEKIILDKHEDTMSKMGAILASGILDAGGRNVTIRLLSKTKHDKITAVVGLAVFSQFWYWYPLLYFISLAFSPTAFIGLNYDLKVPKFEFLSNAKPSLFEYPRPTTPPTSISAVKMPTAVLSTAAKAKSRAKKDTEHKGSLDKLSNDDASSASASTKPSKSTEKDADAMQVETAVEKKLEPELSYETLTNPARVVPTQEKYIRFLEGSRYIPVKLAPSGFVLLKDLQPSEAEVLTLSDALTTAPPNAAVTGAASTGQQGSGSSAMAVDDEPQPPQAFEYSG is encoded by the exons ATGGCGGTGGTGAGCTCGGCGAGCGGCCTTATTGCGATGCTCCACGAGCCGCACCCGGCGCTTAAGCTTCACGCCCTCGACAAGCTCAACTCCCTCGTCCACCTCTTCTGGCCCGAGATCTCCACTAGCGTGCCCACCAT TGAAAGTTTATATGAAGACGAGGAATTTGATCAGAGGCAACTAGCTGCGTTGGTTGTCTCTAAG GTGTTCTACTATCTCGGAGAGCTTAATGACTCATTGTCTTATGCCCTTGGTGCGGGATCCTTATTTGATGTATCAGAAGATTCTGATTATGCGCATACTCTGTTAG CCAAAGCACTCGATGAGTATGCTGCTCTTAAGTCTAAAGCGTTGAAAACAAGTAAAAATGAATCTCAAATGGATCCAAGGTTGGAGGCCATTGTGGAAAGGATGCTTGACAA GTGCATTTCCGATGGCAAATACCAGCAAGCCATGGGAATGTCAATTGAATGTAGGAGGCTAGATAAGCTTGAAGAAGCAATTGCCCAAAGTGACAATGTTCATTGTGCACTTTCATATTGCATAACGCTTTCACATTCATTTGTCAATCACAGGGAATACCGCTGTGAG GTTCTTCGTCTACTGATCAAGATATATCAGAGGTTGGATTCTCCTGATTATTTAAGCATTTGTCAGTGTCTTATGTTTTTGAATGAACCAGAAGCTGTTGCGACCATTTTGGAGCGGTTGCTATCAGGGAACAAG GAGGATGCACTTCTTGCATTTCAGATAGCTTTTGATCTCGTGGAAAATGAACACCAGGCATTCCTATTAAATGTTGTGAACCGCTTATCAAACTCCAAATCTCAAGCTATCGATCATGCAAGCCCTGACCAAGTATCATCCACTCAAAATTCACAGAATGGGAATGCTAGTGCAAGTGCAGATGATGTTCACATGATTGAAGAATCACATGCTGCTAATGGGACTGCAGAAAATATCAATGAAGTAGACACCACACATAATGAAAGGCTTGCAAAGATAAAAGGAATATTATCTGGAGAAACATCAATTCAATTGACTCTACAATTCTTATATAGTCAGAATAG GTCTGACCTTTTGATTCTTAAAACAATAAAGCAGTCAGTGGAAATGAGAAACAGTGTGTGCCACAGTGCAACAATATGTGCCAATGCTATAATGCATGCTGGAACAACTGTTGACACTTTTCTTAGAGAAAATCTG GAATGGCTTAGCAGAGCAACAAATTGGGCCAAGTTCAGTGCTACCGCTGGACTAGGAGTTATTCACAGAGGTCATCTGCAGCAAGGAAGGTCACTGATGGCACCGTATTTGCCTCAAAGTGGTGCTGTTGGTGGTGGTAGTCCATATTCTGAAGGTGGTGCACTTTTTGCTTTAGGACTGATTCATGCTAACCACGGAGAAGGCATCAAACAATTTCTTCGTGAAAGCTTACAGAATACTAATGCTGAG GTTATTCAGCATGGTGCATGCCTAGGTCTTGGATTGGCAGCTTTAGGAACAGCAGATGAGGAAATATATGAAGATGTTAAAAATGTGCTCTATACAGATAATGCTGTGGCTGGTGAAGCTGCTGGCATCAGCATGGGCCTGCTTATGGTTGGTACTGCAAGTGAGAAGGCAGGTGAAATGCTTGCATATGCACACGATACACAACATGAAAAGATCATTCG GGGCTTATCTCTTGGAATTGCATTGACAGTTTATGGAAGGGAGGAGGGGGCGGATGCTTTGATTGAACAAATGACAAGGGATCAGGATCCTATACTTCGTTATGGGGGCATGTATGCCTTGGCTTTAGCTTATAGGGGGACAGCAAACAACAAGGCCATCCATCAGTTGCTTCACTTTGCTGTCTCAGATGTAAGTGATGATGTGCGAAGGACAGCTGTACTGGCTCTTGGATTTGTTTTATACTCCGAACCTGAACAG ACCCCAAGAATTGTTTCCTTGCTGTCTGAGTCTTATAATCCTCATGTTCGTTATGGTGCGGCTTTAGCAGTTGGCATTTCTTGTGCTGGTACTGGTTTGAGTGAGGCCATTTCTTTGCTTGAGCCTCTAACATCTGATGTTGTGGATTTTGTCCGCCAAGGAGCTCTCATAGCTATGGCCATGGTTATGATCCAAACTAATGAATCCTGTGACTCTCGTGTTGGAACGTTCAG GCGGCAATTGGAGAAAATAATTCTCGACAAGCATGAAGATACAATGAGCAAGATGGGTGCAATATTGGCTTCTGGAATTCTTGATGCTGGTGGAAGGAACGTAACCATTAGACTGTTGTCTAAAACAAAGCATGATAAAATCACAGCAGTAGTTGGACTGGCTGTTTTTAGCCAGTTTTGGTATTGGTATCCCCTTCTCTACTTCATAAGCCTTGCGTTCTCCCCAACTGCCTTTATCGGACTTAATTATGATCTGAAAGTTCCAAAATTTGAGTTCTTATCGAATGCGAAACCTTCGCTGTTCGAGTACCCTCGCCCAACAACACCTCCGACCTCAATTTCAGCAGTCAAAATGCCTACAGCTGTTCTGTCAACAGCAGCTAAAGCAAAATCGAGAGCGAAAAAGGACACTGAACATAAAGGCTCTCTGGATAAGCTGTCAAATGACGATGCCTCAAGTGCTTCAGCTTCTACAAAGCCTAGTAAATCTACTGAGAAGGATGCTGATGCAATGCAG GTGGAGACTGCTGTGGAAAAGAAATTGGAGCCCGAACTGTCTTACGAGACTTTGACAAATCCAGCAAGGGTCGTGCCTACCCAAGAAAAATACATCAGATTCCTTGAGGGAAGCAGATATATACCTGTTAAGTTAGCGCCTTCCGGATTTGTCCTCTTGAAGGATCTGCAACCCTCTGAAGCGGAGGTACTCACACTTTCAGATGCACTGACAACAGCACCTCCCAACGCGGCAGTAACTGGAGCAGCTTCGACAGGCCAGCAGGGATCTGGATCTTCAGCGATGGCAGTAGACGATGAGCCTCAGCCGCCACAAGCATTCGAGTACAGTGGTTGA